A stretch of Sinimarinibacterium sp. NLF-5-8 DNA encodes these proteins:
- a CDS encoding oligosaccharide flippase family protein has translation MLKKLTSHRLFKNTSALIIMQLFTYVAPFIVLPYLSRTLGADGFGLMIAALSLTVIANVCTDFGFNLSATYLISRKQNQTRYISKVITAIYSLKLLLLSLVFFGIALYLIFAVNYTALAIAAIYLTVFFQAFLSPWLFQGIEKMKLITYSTIASRMVYVVIVFLLVKHKDDYDLALMCNAIATMLACFLANWLIKKEGFSLVKPSKRLIKLMFTHSSQFFVSRVALQASSSISVLVLNTFVTPTQVGIYGASDKLFNAFKSLINPFSQALYPYMANTGNTKLLFKFTALLGLAMLIPAGIGFYFAEEVIALIYGIDFIESANILRIFIVTGFFAFFSILYGYPAFASIKRVDLANKSVIISGSTLLVVLIALASFQMITIMNVAYTILSVELLTLFLRIYWFKRIRK, from the coding sequence ATGCTAAAAAAACTCACTTCCCACCGCTTATTTAAAAACACCTCTGCATTAATCATCATGCAGCTGTTTACCTATGTGGCGCCGTTTATTGTATTACCGTATTTGTCGCGTACCTTAGGGGCAGATGGTTTTGGTTTAATGATTGCGGCACTGAGCCTGACTGTTATTGCCAACGTCTGTACCGATTTTGGCTTTAACTTGTCAGCCACCTATTTAATTTCACGCAAACAAAATCAAACACGTTATATCTCTAAAGTCATTACGGCTATTTACAGCTTAAAGCTGTTGCTATTGTCTTTGGTGTTTTTCGGTATTGCTCTCTACCTCATTTTTGCAGTGAACTATACCGCGTTGGCTATTGCAGCCATTTACCTTACGGTGTTTTTTCAGGCCTTTTTGTCGCCTTGGTTATTTCAAGGCATAGAAAAAATGAAGCTAATTACGTATTCCACCATTGCCTCACGCATGGTGTATGTGGTGATTGTATTCTTGCTTGTTAAGCACAAAGACGACTACGACCTCGCCCTTATGTGTAATGCCATAGCCACTATGCTGGCATGTTTTTTGGCAAACTGGCTAATAAAAAAAGAAGGCTTCTCGCTTGTTAAACCTTCAAAACGATTAATTAAACTTATGTTTACGCATAGCAGTCAGTTTTTTGTATCACGTGTAGCATTGCAAGCATCTTCATCTATAAGCGTATTAGTGTTGAATACCTTTGTAACACCAACACAAGTGGGTATATATGGCGCAAGCGATAAACTATTCAACGCATTTAAAAGCCTAATCAATCCTTTCAGTCAAGCTTTATATCCTTACATGGCGAATACGGGTAACACTAAGTTGCTGTTTAAATTCACTGCTTTGCTAGGGCTGGCTATGTTAATTCCAGCTGGCATAGGGTTCTATTTTGCAGAAGAAGTAATTGCCCTTATCTACGGTATTGATTTTATCGAGTCAGCCAATATATTACGAATTTTTATAGTAACTGGATTTTTTGCATTTTTTTCTATTTTGTATGGCTATCCAGCATTTGCATCTATTAAGCGTGTTGATCTTGCAAATAAAAGTGTAATTATCAGTGGAAGTACACTTTTAGTAGTTTTGATTGCACTTGCAAGCTTTCAAATGATAACGATAATGAATGTTGCCTATACCATATTGAGTGTAGAGCTTTTAACTTTATTTTTACGTATATATTGGTTCAAGAGGATAAGAAAATGA
- a CDS encoding CDP-glycerol glycerophosphotransferase family protein: MLNQLLSFIFSLISLIIPTNKKVYIFGSWFGEKYNDNSKYLYEYILENHPEIKAYWFTREKKVFEHLKRERKPVLYGVSINSICLHLVAFVVFYTVSFNKDLMGPFTNKKTIKFNLWHGSPMKKIGLDVIRSGVGLKESLVVSHIDSRFRRLVKKCFRGIYKKATLKRELILSSSAEISECLKTAFGLNDKQVMLAGYPKLDHFFKSDEYITGKLLYAPTYRGDYNSELDILTEFGFELKKIEDWLERENLELDIKLHPANRLPSEVEEKINDSCRVNLLEVDDIYEVLNLYEYVITDFSSIFFDALAIGKKVILAPFGIDSYLENDRELYFNVGELFPYDKSYDWVELIENFKGYKKLCQIEEARLFYNYADGESSKRIMEMLGKIDK, from the coding sequence ATGCTCAATCAATTGTTAAGCTTTATCTTTTCACTTATTTCCTTAATTATTCCTACCAACAAGAAAGTTTATATTTTCGGCTCTTGGTTTGGTGAAAAGTATAACGATAATTCGAAGTATCTTTATGAATATATATTAGAGAACCATCCAGAAATTAAAGCTTATTGGTTTACTAGAGAGAAAAAAGTATTCGAACACCTGAAGAGGGAAAGGAAACCAGTCTTGTATGGAGTTTCAATTAATTCTATTTGCCTGCACTTGGTTGCTTTTGTTGTTTTTTATACAGTCAGTTTTAATAAAGATTTGATGGGTCCTTTTACGAACAAAAAGACTATAAAATTCAATTTATGGCATGGATCACCAATGAAAAAAATTGGTTTAGATGTTATTAGATCAGGGGTGGGTTTAAAAGAAAGCTTGGTTGTGTCTCATATAGACTCTAGATTCAGGAGGCTTGTTAAAAAATGCTTTAGAGGGATTTATAAGAAAGCCACATTAAAAAGAGAACTTATATTATCTTCCTCAGCCGAAATTAGTGAATGTTTAAAAACAGCATTTGGCTTGAACGATAAGCAAGTAATGCTAGCTGGCTATCCTAAATTAGACCACTTTTTCAAGTCCGATGAGTACATAACAGGCAAACTGCTTTATGCCCCTACTTATCGTGGAGATTATAACAGTGAGCTAGATATATTGACTGAATTCGGTTTTGAGTTGAAAAAAATTGAAGACTGGTTAGAAAGAGAAAATCTTGAGTTGGATATTAAGCTTCATCCAGCTAACAGATTGCCAAGTGAAGTTGAGGAAAAGATAAACGATTCTTGCAGGGTTAACTTACTAGAAGTTGACGATATTTATGAAGTATTAAATTTGTATGAGTATGTAATAACTGACTTTTCCAGTATATTTTTTGATGCTCTAGCAATTGGGAAAAAAGTAATACTAGCACCCTTTGGGATTGATAGTTATTTAGAAAATGATCGAGAGCTATATTTTAATGTAGGCGAACTATTTCCTTATGATAAATCATATGATTGGGTGGAATTGATAGAAAATTTTAAGGGATATAAGAAACTATGCCAAATCGAAGAAGCAAGATTGTTTTATAATTATGCCGATGGGGAAAGTTCAAAAAGAATCATGGAAATGCTTGGCAAAATAGATAAATAG